A genomic region of Caldicellulosiruptor acetigenus contains the following coding sequences:
- a CDS encoding HU family DNA-binding protein produces the protein MSKEELIKAMSQKSGLTKKDCEKALNVLTDVITETLARGEKIQLVGFGSFEVRQRAERKGRNPQTKEEIIIPATKVPVFKAGKMLKQAVVAK, from the coding sequence ATGTCAAAAGAAGAGTTAATCAAAGCAATGTCCCAGAAGAGCGGACTGACAAAGAAGGATTGTGAGAAGGCACTGAACGTATTAACAGACGTTATTACTGAAACCCTGGCAAGGGGTGAAAAGATTCAGCTTGTAGGTTTTGGGTCATTCGAAGTAAGACAGCGTGCAGAGCGAAAAGGTCGAAACCCGCAGACAAAAGAAGAGATCATCATCCCGGCAACAAAGGTGCCTGTATTCAAAGCAGGCAAAATGTTAAAGCAGGCTGTAGTTGCAAAGTAG
- a CDS encoding thymidine kinase codes for MINNYVGKLIVYTGSMFSGKTTQLLETLRRFQIAGYSTMLFKPSIDTRYSISEVVNHPKNYRFSAVSIEYIEDIERYAESVQVIGIDEFQFIKSIFGPLKTIDKLLLRDKTIIIAGLDIDFKGRPFESMKEVLPVADYVYKLHAICVKCGQDAWISHRTTDEGERIVIGAEEKYQPLCRRCFYRVTQGK; via the coding sequence GTGATTAATAACTATGTTGGCAAACTGATAGTATACACCGGAAGTATGTTCAGCGGGAAAACGACGCAACTTCTGGAAACCCTGAGAAGGTTCCAGATAGCGGGATATTCAACTATGCTGTTCAAACCATCAATAGATACACGGTACAGTATTTCGGAAGTTGTTAACCATCCCAAAAACTACAGATTTTCTGCTGTCAGTATCGAATATATAGAAGACATAGAACGATATGCTGAAAGTGTCCAGGTTATTGGTATAGACGAGTTCCAGTTTATCAAATCAATATTTGGTCCTCTGAAAACAATCGACAAATTGCTTCTCAGGGATAAAACAATAATTATTGCAGGACTGGACATTGACTTTAAGGGAAGACCATTCGAAAGTATGAAAGAAGTACTGCCTGTTGCGGATTATGTGTACAAGCTGCATGCAATATGTGTTAAGTGCGGACAGGACGCATGGATCTCTCACCGTACAACAGACGAAGGGGAGAGAATCGTAATAGGCGCAGAAGAAAAGTATCAACCTTTGTGCAGAAGGTGCTTCTACAGAGTCACTCAGGGGAAGTAA
- a CDS encoding radical SAM protein: MEKVIRKQLLYRTGVEYGDYALNHVLGCAHGCRYPCYAFLMNKRFRNITYEDWTKPKIVENAIELLEKELPKLKGKVRYINMCFATDPFMYNRPEVVKLSCDVIAFINSHGIPVRTLTKGVYTLDVAKVSNHPENSFGITLVSLSEKFRQKYEPNTAPANERLKSLFAMHMCGFKTWVSIEPYPTPNIIEQDIEELLESISFVNRIVFGRWNYGKLNYPKPDQFYREMALKVLEFGEKKGIEVVIKKEVENVR, translated from the coding sequence TTGGAGAAAGTTATTAGAAAGCAACTGCTGTACAGAACCGGTGTTGAATACGGCGACTATGCATTGAACCATGTCCTGGGCTGTGCTCACGGCTGCAGATATCCCTGCTATGCGTTTTTGATGAACAAGCGGTTTAGAAACATCACGTACGAAGACTGGACCAAACCTAAGATTGTTGAAAATGCAATTGAGCTTCTGGAAAAAGAACTGCCGAAACTCAAAGGGAAAGTCAGATACATCAACATGTGTTTTGCGACAGACCCGTTCATGTACAACCGGCCGGAAGTTGTGAAACTTTCCTGCGATGTAATTGCTTTTATTAACTCTCATGGTATTCCTGTGAGAACACTGACAAAGGGCGTTTACACACTGGATGTAGCAAAAGTCTCAAATCATCCCGAAAACAGTTTTGGTATAACTCTGGTGTCGCTTTCGGAAAAGTTCAGGCAAAAATACGAACCAAACACAGCACCTGCCAATGAACGGCTCAAAAGTCTTTTTGCAATGCACATGTGCGGTTTTAAAACATGGGTTAGCATTGAGCCTTATCCAACTCCCAATATCATCGAACAGGACATAGAAGAACTGCTGGAAAGCATCAGTTTTGTGAACAGGATAGTTTTTGGGCGGTGGAATTATGGAAAGCTCAATTATCCAAAACCAGACCAATTCTATCGTGAAATGGCTTTGAAAGTACTTGAGTTTGGGGAGAAGAAAGGAATAGAAGTGGTGATTAAGAAGGAAGTTGAGAATGTGAGATAA
- a CDS encoding YopX family protein codes for MKVPREINFRGKSRATGEWLYGDYLRWNSAVTIIPHIKAEDIDIAKVLVIPETVGQYTGVSDRCGQPIYEGDVIEIEVVKEEFEQAVIKFGEYGNKHIGFYVYFLEEKKNEMLRQDLGYWVKKCRVTGDIFSNLEGE; via the coding sequence GTGAAAGTACCAAGAGAGATAAATTTTCGTGGGAAAAGCAGAGCTACCGGTGAATGGTTATACGGTGATTATCTCCGCTGGAATTCCGCAGTCACAATAATCCCGCACATAAAGGCAGAAGATATTGATATTGCGAAAGTACTTGTTATACCTGAAACTGTTGGACAATACACAGGTGTGTCTGACAGGTGTGGACAACCAATATATGAGGGTGATGTGATAGAAATTGAAGTTGTAAAGGAAGAATTTGAACAAGCAGTCATCAAATTTGGCGAGTATGGAAACAAACACATTGGGTTTTATGTTTATTTTCTGGAAGAGAAAAAGAATGAAATGCTGCGGCAGGATTTAGGCTACTGGGTTAAAAAATGCAGGGTCACAGGAGATATATTTTCAAACCTTGAAGGAGAGTGA
- a CDS encoding ATP-binding protein: MCPLCGSRLWTEVEIFGLIRKLPCACGCQKQEYEKHQQLQKIREKALRLERLRNFSLMDRKFESCTFENFKIDSENEQFYRLARNYCEQFEEMKRQNVGLLFYGPSGTGKTFLAFCIANYLIERFYPVIAVSTIGFLAKLKQLYSSSSGEMEIEVLNNFKNADLIVLDDMGAESSTGWAVEKLYMLVDMRYRDEKPLIVTTNYNLEELKEKLGIRIFDRLIEMCCPVEIGGTSRRLKSAYQKAQIVNRLLNS, from the coding sequence GTGTGTCCTTTATGTGGCAGCAGGCTCTGGACTGAAGTTGAGATATTCGGGTTGATAAGAAAACTTCCGTGTGCGTGCGGGTGCCAGAAGCAGGAATACGAAAAACATCAACAGTTGCAGAAAATAAGAGAAAAAGCTCTGAGACTTGAAAGGTTGAGAAATTTTTCGCTTATGGACAGGAAGTTTGAGTCGTGCACTTTTGAAAATTTCAAGATAGACTCTGAAAATGAACAGTTTTACCGTCTTGCCAGAAACTACTGTGAACAGTTTGAAGAAATGAAAAGGCAGAATGTTGGACTTTTGTTTTATGGACCATCGGGAACAGGGAAGACGTTTCTTGCGTTTTGTATTGCAAACTATCTCATTGAAAGGTTCTATCCAGTTATTGCGGTATCCACGATAGGTTTTCTTGCAAAGCTCAAACAGCTGTATTCTTCTTCTTCCGGTGAGATGGAGATTGAAGTTTTGAACAATTTTAAAAATGCTGATCTGATAGTTTTAGATGACATGGGAGCTGAGAGTTCTACTGGCTGGGCTGTTGAGAAACTGTACATGCTTGTGGATATGCGGTACCGTGATGAAAAGCCACTGATTGTAACCACAAACTATAACCTTGAAGAACTGAAAGAAAAGCTTGGGATTCGTATTTTTGATAGGCTTATAGAGATGTGCTGCCCAGTAGAAATTGGCGGTACATCCAGAAGACTCAAATCTGCCTATCAAAAAGCTCAGATTGTAAACAGACTTTTAAACAGTTAA
- a CDS encoding helix-turn-helix domain-containing protein: protein MIGKKIRHLRKEKGLTQKELAKLTGISQSYISELEAGIKTNPSIEIAKRIAEVLEIDICQLVYERK from the coding sequence ATGATAGGAAAGAAAATTCGACACTTGCGAAAAGAAAAAGGTCTTACTCAAAAAGAATTAGCAAAATTAACAGGTATCTCACAATCATATATTAGTGAACTTGAAGCAGGAATTAAAACAAATCCATCAATTGAAATCGCCAAAAGAATTGCTGAAGTGTTAGAAATAGATATATGTCAGCTGGTTTACGAAAGGAAGTGA
- a CDS encoding helix-turn-helix domain-containing protein produces MDVARRIIELRRKYGISQYQLSKLAGVSQSALSEIERGIKQPTITTIENICRAFNITLADFFAEKEPEISPEVRSLINTVANLSSTQIKLLDSFLKTFQPERVIFLDDLSPETAELIKITKKLDKEKIRILLNVARSMSESREIL; encoded by the coding sequence ATGGATGTTGCAAGAAGAATTATTGAACTTCGTAGAAAGTATGGAATAAGCCAATATCAACTTTCAAAATTAGCCGGTGTATCTCAATCTGCTTTATCAGAAATTGAACGGGGAATAAAACAACCAACCATCACCACAATAGAAAACATATGCAGAGCTTTCAATATAACCCTTGCTGACTTCTTTGCTGAAAAAGAACCTGAGATTTCACCTGAAGTCAGGAGTCTGATTAACACCGTAGCAAATTTGAGCTCAACACAGATAAAGCTGCTGGATAGCTTTTTAAAAACCTTTCAACCAGAAAGGGTTATCTTTCTTGACGACTTGTCTCCAGAAACTGCTGAGTTGATAAAGATAACTAAAAAGCTCGATAAAGAAAAAATAAGGATTTTATTGAATGTCGCAAGGTCAATGTCTGAAAGTAGGGAAATACTCTAA
- a CDS encoding helix-turn-helix domain-containing protein — protein MTLKDYRKRMKLTQYEAAEQLNIHKDYLSMIERGKRTPSYKLLTKMAKLYQTTPEELFKTILNQTILNKSGE, from the coding sequence TTGACTTTGAAGGATTATCGAAAAAGAATGAAATTAACTCAATATGAAGCTGCCGAGCAACTCAACATTCACAAAGACTACCTTTCAATGATAGAAAGAGGAAAAAGAACACCTTCATACAAGTTGCTTACAAAGATGGCTAAGCTCTATCAAACCACTCCGGAGGAGTTGTTCAAGACGATACTTAATCAAACTATTCTTAATAAGTCTGGAGAGTGA
- a CDS encoding helix-turn-helix transcriptional regulator has translation MRNRIRELRLERGLSQEELGKVLNVSGRTIGHYENGSREPSPEALNKLADFFGVTIDYLLCRTDVRSKDEQDTRNNLQTTADANKEAAADDVKELLLLAQNLQEEDLKLLKQIAKRLGR, from the coding sequence GTGAGAAATCGAATAAGAGAACTAAGACTTGAAAGGGGACTAAGTCAAGAGGAACTTGGTAAAGTCCTTAATGTGAGCGGAAGAACCATTGGACACTACGAAAACGGATCTCGTGAACCAAGCCCAGAAGCTTTAAATAAACTTGCAGATTTCTTTGGGGTAACCATAGATTATCTGCTGTGCAGGACTGATGTGCGCTCTAAAGATGAGCAAGACACAAGAAACAACCTGCAGACCACGGCAGATGCTAACAAAGAAGCTGCCGCTGACGATGTAAAAGAGTTGCTGCTTCTGGCTCAAAATCTGCAGGAAGAAGATTTGAAACTGTTGAAGCAAATAGCAAAAAGACTCGGGAGATAA
- a CDS encoding DNA cytosine methyltransferase, with the protein MPGTELFAVDLFAGAGGLMEGFRRAGINFIAHVEKDKYCCQTLQTRLIYHFLRENGEEDLYYKYLYGEITREEFVNLYPDEFGQISKTIINIEINDKTLPYIVDRINCLMREKGLKNIDLLIGGPPCQAYSLVGRARDPYNMENDPRNYLYRYYIRILKKFKPEVFVFENVPGILSAGDGKLFSTVQRYFKKAGYEIEYRILNSADFLVLQNRKRVILMGWKKGSNFKYPEFKKIEHNYKVKDLLLDLPPLKPGEGEDRKPLNYIAPPSDYLSKTGIRQDRDVVIHHRARNHRALDLEIYRIAIEYYLNGKKLKYTDLPEHLQTHRNKDSFLDRFKVVDWEAPCSHTVVSHISKDGHYYIHPDIKQLRSITVREAARIQSFPDNYIFEGSRTQQFIQVGNAVPPLMAYGIAAEIKKCSHNVLQQISPDFQIIVCKGGL; encoded by the coding sequence ATGCCAGGAACGGAACTGTTTGCCGTGGACCTCTTTGCAGGCGCCGGTGGATTGATGGAGGGTTTCAGAAGAGCAGGTATAAATTTTATAGCCCATGTGGAAAAAGATAAGTACTGCTGTCAAACTCTTCAAACACGCCTTATTTATCACTTTTTACGTGAGAACGGCGAAGAAGACCTGTATTATAAATATCTTTACGGAGAAATTACCAGAGAAGAATTTGTCAATTTATACCCGGATGAGTTCGGACAAATAAGTAAAACAATTATAAACATTGAAATAAATGATAAAACACTGCCATATATAGTTGACAGGATAAACTGTTTGATGAGAGAAAAAGGACTAAAAAACATAGATTTGCTGATTGGCGGGCCACCGTGCCAGGCATATTCACTTGTGGGGAGAGCCCGGGACCCGTACAACATGGAAAACGACCCGCGCAACTATCTCTACAGATACTATATCAGAATCCTCAAAAAATTTAAACCCGAAGTATTTGTATTCGAGAACGTACCCGGGATACTTTCCGCGGGTGACGGAAAACTTTTTTCAACTGTTCAGCGTTACTTTAAAAAAGCCGGCTACGAAATTGAATACCGTATTCTGAACAGTGCGGATTTTCTTGTTTTGCAAAACAGAAAAAGAGTTATATTGATGGGATGGAAAAAAGGCAGTAATTTCAAGTATCCTGAGTTCAAAAAAATAGAGCATAACTATAAAGTAAAAGACCTGCTTCTTGACCTGCCACCTCTCAAACCAGGTGAAGGAGAGGACAGAAAGCCATTGAATTATATTGCACCACCTTCAGATTACCTCAGCAAAACAGGAATAAGACAGGACAGGGATGTTGTAATACATCACAGGGCCAGAAACCACAGAGCACTTGACCTTGAAATTTACAGAATTGCAATAGAGTACTATCTGAATGGTAAAAAATTAAAATACACAGATTTACCGGAACATCTTCAGACGCACAGAAATAAAGATTCGTTCCTCGATAGATTCAAAGTTGTTGACTGGGAGGCGCCATGCAGTCATACTGTTGTATCTCACATAAGCAAGGACGGTCATTATTATATTCATCCGGACATCAAACAGCTAAGATCAATCACCGTACGGGAAGCAGCAAGAATTCAGTCTTTTCCCGACAACTACATATTTGAAGGATCACGAACACAGCAATTCATACAGGTCGGCAATGCAGTTCCGCCTCTCATGGCATATGGAATAGCTGCAGAGATAAAAAAATGTTCTCATAATGTTTTACAGCAAATAAGTCCGGATTTTCAAATAATTGTTTGCAAAGGAGGGCTTTAG